Part of the Vigna unguiculata cultivar IT97K-499-35 chromosome 3, ASM411807v1, whole genome shotgun sequence genome, tTACTGAGTATCAATAAACTATTTTTAcccaataaattatttttattattgaataaattacttttgttacttttataatttattaagtattgataaattattttttgatttactatgtacttaataaatttatttgttatatttggTTTTTGTcatttagttataattttataattttgtaatattataattttaaaatagtaaaatagtaTATAACAATTATGTTAATCGCTTAATAATGATATCATAATGgatataattattagaaaattaaacagtgggataagataaatttattgaatacttaataattcaaaatcttatcatataattaatagaaattttaaattaaacagtGGAATAAGATAAGTTTAGtgagtacttaataaatttaaattgatttatcagatacttaaaatttaattaaaccaaACCTGTTATTTACTGGAACTTTGATGGAGagtagatttttaaaattaaacttaataaaatgtttagttttaaaaaagaaGAGGATTACACAATTCTCACATAGTAGATTCTAAGTTTAGAAGACGGGAAGTTGAAATGTATACATAACATTAAAGgactgttttttcttttggaaaatgatgaaattgtatATAAgactgattttttttaaaacaaacaaaaaattgagtTTTTTGACGTGTTCAATATTGtattatcattaaatattttcaattcattgatttttttaagaaaagaatGGGAGTAAACTTCCCATAAATATGATGTTTGCTATTACAATTACCAAAATTTAAACACCAATGATACTGAGTGAGtgctaaaatcattttaatgTTATGTTAAACTGTTATATCATTTGCGATTTCAAAcacagtaaaaaaaatgttgcttTTCTATTTAGAAGCCAGAAGCACTCGTAGAAGAGGAAATCCTTTAAATATCTAAAGTTTAAATGTTAGATAAAActgataaattttattataaataatatactttattatataaatgaataacacatttaaattaatatttattaaaattgttatttttatattattttttatcaattattcttttttagcTTAACAGTTGAAATATCTCAATTAAACTTTATTGAGTTAACATGAATGGCATATCTTTtataatgttaatttatttgaaatattaattttatgtatatataagtcATTGTTATCTGccattaacaatttttttttatcttaaaaagtttatacatttttgttctttatgaATATAATAACCTTTCATTTATtcatacttttctttttttattaagtactctaAATCTTTTATGATCAATTTTGTCTTAGTTAATGTGTTACAATGAATAAAGAATGACACTTTCTATGAATATTCCATGAGATACTCTGCGACGAAGATTGTCTTACAAAACCTGCTATTCGAATAGGCTTGCAATACCTGCTATTCTAATTAATCCTAATTTCTTCTCTAATCTCACGACTATGGAGTACAATTAAGAAGCGATATGAAAACTTAAATCCATTTTCAGAAATTCGTAATCTCGTGTTCTTGATAGTAAATATTAAAgatcaagagaaaaaaaacagtGCCACTACTCTAGAATTGGAGTTCGTCAAAAACAAATCGGAgactataaaaaaacaaattaacacaTGAGGTTGGCCGCACGCTGCTTCTGCGCCCCAATTTAGTATGAACTGGTTCAGATATTAACTACATAATGGAGCAAAAACCACAGTATAGTGCATTcaggaaaaatgaaatttatagcCCCAGAAATCGACTTAAAATAGGCAACAGTGCAGTTGAGCTGAACCATTTCTCGGAAGAACCAATTTATCACAAGGACCATGATGAATGAACTTTGCGAATGAGGACCAAACTCATGAGCTGTATTCAAATGGTTGAGGAGGTTGGGGTTCCTCGTCCACAGCCATGGCTGATGAAGAACTCTGCAATCCAGTTGCTGACCCACCAGCAGCTGAAGTTGTGGTTGATGAGGGCGTATCAGTGAGAGCAAGCACTTCTGGCTCAGTAGGACGCAAGTCTTTGAGAAGCACAAATCCTGAAGGTGCCAACTTCACTGGAACATATCTGCTGTCCTGCAAAAATTTAATAACCTTCTCCTGCGCAGGAACCACCCTTGCAGGATTAGTCAGAATCTCAAAAGATGATTCAGGTTCTGATTTCTTCTCCGTCGATGGGCTATCAACCTACAGAAAAGTGAAATTTTAAAAGGTCATCAAGCAAACATATACATGTTGATAAGTCATGGATCTAACAATTTCAAATATAGATTTTAAGTCATATTTGTAAGACTTGTAAGGtcgtattttatattataaattagttatatatCTTATTGATGTGAGATGTCCAACAAGTACAATATCAACTTTGCAATGAAGGAAATGTTTATGCTAAATTCTGcctacacacaaaaaaaaaaaaagatccaGCAAAGAGCTTTCAGGGACCATTGGATCTCCAGGATCAATCATTTTCTAACAGCAATTTAGCTACATTCCCCCTccttacataccaagtcttaGACCTATTTCATAACCACCAAATAAATAGATGCAGTTTCAAAACTGCAATCCACAATCCGTATTCCCTTTACTTAAAAGCTATGTAACACGGAAAATGACACAGATAACACAAATACCGGACAAGGACACTTCAACACGTGTAATCTCCAAAATGTAGAACAGGTGACACGGATctatatattaaattactatgaattatttaaatcgACAATCAATATTTAAGTATTCAAAATCACCTATAAACAagattagttaaataaaattatctaaacaCTTTGTCacctaattaaaaaatgaatttaattcatttatatatcATCCAAAAAGAGAAAGGAAGATGTAGATCATTCAAGACATTTCACCCCTTCTTGGtcatcattattaaaaaaaagaaaacagtttAGTCAGGATTCATTTAAAGACAAATTAgcaactttaaaaaatttcacatcATATGAACATATGATAGGAGATTAATAAAAACATTCtcaataatacatatataatctaAATACTCATGATCATATAGCATTTGTTCCTTATTTGTATAATCATAATAGAGACGTATATAGTAAGTTTGAGTTTTAAGAAAATCTTTgtattaaatatctttattaaCATTGAGTTCAAACCATGTCAAAATTATGTCAGagacaacaaatattttttgaattcgACATTTCACCAATAGTTGTCATACACGTGTCAGTGTTCAATGTGTGTCAGTGTCCGCACACAAGGACATGCTATTTGAGAGGCATATACGAGCTTCATAGGTCAAAAGTGTTAACTTAAAGCTAGTAAAGAAAATTTCTCCCGAGCCCGCACACAATAAAAGATAGTAACTAATAGTCGAATAATGCTTTGAATTCAGGAACATGAAAGGAAAGccttcaataattaattaaaaaatgcaatACCTGCATTGAATCTCCATCCTTTTCACCAGATGACTTCCCTTTCCCACCACTTGGTGCAGATGAAGAGTCAGGAGCAGATGAAATTTCAGCATTTGCCTTCTGCTCTTCAGCTTTCTTAGCCCTAGCTTTAGCCTTAGCTGATGTTGACAGAACAGCAGTGGGAAGCTTCACAGTTGAAGTAGTGGTAGGAACGGTAGTAGGTTTAGGATATTCAAAAAGTGAAGGCTTTGCATGTGACAAGAACTCAAATTTAGGAGATTTCAGGTCATAGTTCAGACCAATAAAAGCTGTGGGGGAAAAAGCCAGGCTTACAAAATAGATAAGAGGGTACCAATACCAAAATTGGCTGAAAACTGCAAGACCAACCACTGCAGTAATTTTATCATGTTTTGTCTTAGAAAGTAGCCTTATGGTCACATTTCTGCCACCAGCATCAAGGATTCCTGAGGCCAAAATTGCTCCCATCTTGCTCATGGTATCCTCGTGCTTGTCAAGGATAATTTTCTCCAACTGTCGCCTACAGTGCAGGGTATGtcagaaaacaacaaaattattgCCTTGATGTGCAAAATAAATAGGGTGGACTTACCTAAATGTTCCAACACGTGAGTCACTAGCTTCACTGATCTGAACCATGACCATAGCCATTGCTATAAGAGCACCTTGACGAACAAAATCAACAACATCCGAAGTCAAAGGCTCCAATAAAGAGATAGCCTCACTGAGACCTGTACCAGCACAGGAAATACCAACAGCAAGTGCTGCCCCATATCGAACATGTGGATTGTAAGACTCTGATAGGAGGGAAACAATCCGTGGAGTCTGAAGTAGATAAACATTgcaaatatcaaaaaatatccaaaacaaaaaataaagccACGAAAAGGCAATTCAGAACTAGGGAAAATCCAAAGATATAGAACTAACCTGCTCCGGATCAGAGTACAACACAAAACCTAAGGCTAGAACCGCAGTCCTCCTAACGTCATCACTCACATCAGATACAGCAAAGTGCAGTAACTGGCGAATTGCCTTATTGTTTGCCGTTCCCCTGTATGCCAAGGCCAATGCATACATGCCACCATAACGCAATATTGGATCCTGATCACGAGTCATCTGCTCAATCAAAGTGTCTGCTTCCTCTTCTCTCCCATAAACAGTAAGTGCTATTCCCAAAGCCAGCCCCCTGAAATTATTGAACAGTCATAAGCAAGAGAAGTCCCAATTTCACAACTTGTCAAGTAAAAAACATTTacctaataattttttcatgttGGGTCTCATGTGCATAAGTGAGCATCTCATTTGCCTTGTCACTACCAGTTCCAACCATGAGTAAACCCATACTGATACCAGCAGCCTCACCAGCAACAGCACTATCAGTGTAGAGAACGTTCTTTATTTCTTCATAGATATCCTCATCAGCAGTTCCCAATGATGCCAATCCAAGACCTAGACATGCACCATGTTGAATAACCTGCCCATGAAGCTTGTGTTAAATATAACCACAGGTTATTTCTTATTCTACCAAAAGAACATCATAAGCTTTATTTATGAGCACCTCAACAGTGGTACTGCGCAGGCTATCACGAAGGAATTGTTTGATGCCCTCTCCATGGTTAGCATGAATAAGACCAAGGGCATAGAGAGCACCGCCTTCTGAATATGGACTACCACCACCTCCAGTCCCACCCTGAGGTAAGTAGGGTGCCATCAGTGACCTTCCCTGCTGCAAATGGCCTCTGTGGATAACACCAAGACCAGCAGTTGCACTAAATTTGGCCCAGTTAGTAGCTCTGCTCAACCAATCCTAAGATTTTCAAGAGACAATATTTTTAAGGATGGGAAGTAATCAAAATATATGGGAAACACAAGGAGAGGGGATAAGGAGAAAAATAGCCATAATAACCAACCAGATTCTCCCTGAGAAAAGTATCCACAGTTGTTCCAGCATGCATAATTGCATTGGCATAAATTGTGGCACTGTGACAGACACTATTCCTCATCTCCACAGACTGCTTTATTGTCTTCAGAATAAGCAGGTCAGACCTAAATGcagattacaaaaaaaaaaacagaataaGAACAAAGAACAATAATTCAGTGAGGCTAAAACCAACCACAAAATTGAAGATATGACCATACAAACTGCCTCACTTGTTATGACTGTAAAGGAACTGCAGAGTCAACTGTATTGAAGTTTCCCCAGACAAAATTCCCTTTATTTTGTTTAACCTCTCAGCATACAGGGTTTCAATTGGGTCCTCCGGAACATCAACTGTAGGTGCAGAATCACCATCCGTCATTTGGACATCATCCTGTCCATTCGCACTAGCATTTTGAGTAGAATCTGCGTCACTGGGTTTTGGTTGTGCAGCCTCCGAAGGCTGAGACTTAGGTGGTGATAGGCGATCTCTAACATTTAGAAGAAAAGCTTGGTGCTCGTTCTCTACCAAATCAAAA contains:
- the LOC114175576 gene encoding 26S proteasome non-ATPase regulatory subunit 1 homolog A-like is translated as MATTLVSSAGGMLAMLNEPHLSLKLHALSNLNNLVDTFWPEISTSLPKIESLHEDEEFDQHQRQLAALLVSKVFYYLGELNDSLSYALGAGPLFDVSEDSDYVHTLLAKAIDEYASLKSKAAESSDESVKVDPRLEAIVERLLDKCIVDGKYQQAMGTAIECRRLDKLEEAITRSDNVQGTLSYCIYVSHSFVNLREYRQEVLRLLVKVFQKLPSPDYLSICQCLMFLDEPEGVASILEKLLRSENKDDALLAFQIAFDLVENEHQAFLLNVRDRLSPPKSQPSEAAQPKPSDADSTQNASANGQDDVQMTDGDSAPTVDVPEDPIETLYAERLNKIKGILSGETSIQLTLQFLYSHNKSDLLILKTIKQSVEMRNSVCHSATIYANAIMHAGTTVDTFLRENLDWLSRATNWAKFSATAGLGVIHRGHLQQGRSLMAPYLPQGGTGGGGSPYSEGGALYALGLIHANHGEGIKQFLRDSLRSTTVEVIQHGACLGLGLASLGTADEDIYEEIKNVLYTDSAVAGEAAGISMGLLMVGTGSDKANEMLTYAHETQHEKIIRGLALGIALTVYGREEEADTLIEQMTRDQDPILRYGGMYALALAYRGTANNKAIRQLLHFAVSDVSDDVRRTAVLALGFVLYSDPEQTPRIVSLLSESYNPHVRYGAALAVGISCAGTGLSEAISLLEPLTSDVVDFVRQGALIAMAMVMVQISEASDSRVGTFRRQLEKIILDKHEDTMSKMGAILASGILDAGGRNVTIRLLSKTKHDKITAVVGLAVFSQFWYWYPLIYFVSLAFSPTAFIGLNYDLKSPKFEFLSHAKPSLFEYPKPTTVPTTTSTVKLPTAVLSTSAKAKARAKKAEEQKANAEISSAPDSSSAPSGGKGKSSGEKDGDSMQVDSPSTEKKSEPESSFEILTNPARVVPAQEKVIKFLQDSRYVPVKLAPSGFVLLKDLRPTEPEVLALTDTPSSTTTSAAGGSATGLQSSSSAMAVDEEPQPPQPFEYSS